The Manis javanica isolate MJ-LG chromosome 2, MJ_LKY, whole genome shotgun sequence genome contains a region encoding:
- the MYMK gene encoding protein myomaker has translation MGTLVAKLLLPTLSSLAFLPTISIAAKRRFHMEAMVYLFTMFFVALYHACNGPGLSVLCLMRQDILEYFSVYGTALSMWVSLMALADFDEPKRSTCMMFGVLTIAVRIYHDRWGYGVYSGPIGTAVLIIAAKWLQQMKEKKGLYPDKTVYTQQIGPGLCFGALALMLRFFFEDWDYTYVHSFYHCALAMSFTLLLPKVNRKAGSAGTPAKLDCSSLCCACV, from the exons CAGCCtggccttcctccccaccatcaGCATCGCCGCCAAGAGGCGGTTCCACATGGAGGCCATGGTCTACCTTTTCACCATGTTCTTCGTGGCG CTCTACCACGCGTGCAACGGGCCGGGGCTCTCGGTGCTGTGCCTCATGCGCCAGGACATCCTGGAGTACTTCAGCGTCTACGGGACAGCCCTGAGCATGTGGGTGTCTCTGATGG CACTGGCCGACTTCGACGAACCCAAGAGGTCAACTTGCATGATGTTTGGCGTCCTGACCATCGCGGTGCGCATCTACCATGACCGCTGGGGCTACGGGGTGTACTCAGGCCCCATTGGCACAGCTGTCCTCATCATTGCGGCAAAGTGG CTGCAGCAGATGAAGGAGAAGAAGGGTCTGTACCCGGACAAGACTGTCTACACCCAGCAGATAGGCCCCGGCCTCTGTTTCGGGGCCTTGGCCCTGATGCTTCGCTTCTTCTTCGAG GATTGGGACTACACCTACGTCCACAGCTTCTACCACTGTGCCCTGGCCATGTCCTTCACCTTGCTGCTGCCCAAGGTCAACAGGAAGGCTGGGAGTGCAGGGACCCCGGCCAAGCTGGACTGCTCCAGCCTTTGCTGTGCTTGTGTCTGA